AAACTTGCCGGCCGCGCCCAGGTCGATCAGCAGCGTGTCCAGCGTCGCCACCGTCAGCGTGCCGCCCAGGCGTGCCGTGACCGCGCGCAGCGGCAGGCGGCCCTGGTCGATCGGGCCCGGTTCCGCCGTGTTGGTCAGCGCCAGGCTGCCGGAGACGTCCTGGCCGTTGCCGATCTTCGCCTTCAGCTCCATGTTCAGCGTGGCCTTGGGCCAGGCCGACTGGAAGCGCGACGGATCGACGCCATAGGCGCGCACGTCCGCCGTGCGCAGCGGGATCGTGTCGAACGGGGCGATGGTGGCGACGCCATCGCCGTTGGCATTGGCCGACGTGCCCTTGACGGCCACCGTCATCAGCCCCAGGTTGCCCGTGACGGCGGCGACCAGCTGGGCCGGCGCCTGGCCGGGCGCGTAGTGCACCTCGCTCAAGCTGGCCTTGCCTTCCAATGCGAACGGCTTTTGCGCACCGATGCTGGCGTCGGCCGCGACCTTGCCGATCTGCGTCAGCGCGCTGGCGTTCTTCAGTTGCCAGCGGGTCTTGTCGCCATACAGGGCCGCGTGGATCGCATCGACTTCGTTGCGCGTCCCTTTTTCATCGACCATCACGAGTTTCGCCAGCCCCGCGTCCGCCACCGTGATGCGAAACGGCGGCGCCAGGGTGGCGGGCATGACCAGTGGCTCCGAGGGGCCCGTGCTCTGCATCAGCACATTGGCCACGCGCAGCTTGCTGATCTCGATGCCGCTGGAGAAGAACTGCAATGGCGACCAGTCGATGTCGATATTGTCGGCCGTGATCGTGCTGCCCTTGCCCTTGTAGACGAGGCGGCCGATGTGCATGTGGTCGTACAGCGAGCCGGTCACGCCGGTCAGCGCGATGGAGCCGCCGGAGGCTTGCGCCACGCGTTGGGCGATCTGCTGCAGCGTGGTCTCGCGCCCCAGCAGCCAGACGGCGCCGCCCAGCACGACGACGGTGACGCCCGCGCCGATCAGCGTGCGGCGCAGCCAGCGGCGCGGTTTCGGCGCGGCCGGCGCGGTGTCGGGGGCGCCGGTGTCGGTATCTTGGTTGTCGGTGCCGGCCATCAGAAAGTGAATCCCAGAGAGAAGTGCAGGCGGGCCTTGCGCGTGGCGTGGCCGTACGCCACGTCGACGTTGATCGGGCCCACGGGGCTCTTGTAGCGCGCCCCCAGGCCATAGCCCGATTTCGGATGGATCTCCGACAGCGAGTCGGCCGCGTTGCCCGTGTCGTAGAACGCGGCGGCGCCCCAGGTGGGCTTGAACCAGTACTGGTACTCGGCGCTGGCGGTCAGCAGGTAGCGCCCGCCCACCGTGGCTTCGCCTTCGCGCACGCCGAGCTCCTGGTAGCCGTAGCCGCGCACGGAATTATCGCCGCCGGCGCGGAACAGGTAGGTGGCCGGCACGCCGCGCTTGCTGGCCGAGCGCAACGCGCCCAGTTCACCGCGGAAGATGAACAGGTTTTTTGCGTTGAGCGGCCGGTAGGTGATGCCGCGCGCGGTGACGCGGATGAATTTTTCGTCCGTCAGGACCGGCAGCACGGCGCCGCCGGCGGTGGCGTTCAGCACGTAGCCTTTGGTGGGAAAGATCAGGTTGTCCAGCTTGCGCCACGTGACGGCATAGGTGAACGGCAGGCTGGCCGCGTGCGTGGGCTCGGCGCCTGCCACGGCGCGCGACTCGTTCAGGTACTCGGCCGAGATGCTGCGCTCCAGCTGCGGCGTGCCCCAGGCGCGCTTGCCGTAGACGGAGGCGGTGCGCAGGGTTTCGCCCTCGATGTCCTCGCGGTCCAGGGCGGCGCCGAAGCTGTCGTTGTAGCCGTCGGCCGTGGTGGGGAAGAAGAAGTCGGCATGGGCGTTCTGCTTCTTCTGCTCCAGGGTGACGGCGCTTTTCATGCGCAGGCCCCAGATGGCGAGATCGTCGTACGACACCGACGTGCGCGCGCCCGTGTTGGTGGAGACGCCGACGCCGACGCTGACGTGCTTGCGCTTGTTCTCGACCACGCGCACCAAGAGCGGCAGCGGCGGGATCGTGGCCGGTTGCGGCGTGCCCGCCTGCTTGTCCTCGGCTGCGTCGCGCTGCTGGCTCAGCAGGGCGTTCAGGTCGGCGCTGACCTCCACGCCGGAGAAATAGCCGGTGTCCTGCAGCTTGGCCTGGAAGGCCTGCAGCGCGGCCTCGTTGTACACCTCGCCCGGCTCGATGACGTTCAGGTTGCGCACGATGGATTCGGGATAGCGTTTCAGGCCTTCGATCTTCAGTTCGCCGAAGCGCATCTCCGGGCCGCTGTCCAGCGCCACGCGCAGCAGCGCCCGGCGCGTTTCGGGATCGACGGTGGCGACGCTCTCGGTCAGCTGGGCACGCGGGTAGCGGGTCTGCACGACAGCGCGCAGGATCGCCCGCTTGGCCCGCTCCCAGTCGTCCTGCTTGAATACTTCGCCCTCGGCCAGCGGCCAGCTGGCGCGCAGCGCTTCCTTGTCGAACGGGGCCTCGCCCGTCGATTCGAAGCCGTTCAGCACGATCTCGACGGCGCCCACCAGCACGGGATCGCCCGGCGTGACGTCGACGATGACGTTCGGGGTGCCGCCGCTGTCGTCCAGCCGCACGGTGACTTCGGGGCTGTAATAACCCTCGGTCGCCAGCAGCGTCTTCGCCTGCGCGGGCGTGGTGCGCACCAGGCGGCGCAACTGCTCGCGGTCCGTGCGGGGATTGCCCCGATAGCGCAGCAGGTCGAGGTTTTCCTCCAGCAGATCGTCCAGATCGCCGGGCGCGTTGATGCGTACGTCGTATTGCAGGCCGTCGGCCGCCAGCACCGCCATGGGCACGGCCAGTGCGGCACAGGCAAGCGCCACCCGCTGCATTACTTTTGTCGCGACATATGCCAAAATTCGTTTTTCTTCCGGTGGAGTTGCACTCGGCCGCAACGGTTGAGTGAATATATGTGGATGGTACTGGATAAAGCGCCGCGATGGCGTTCCGATAACATCCTTCCGGAAGCTGGTCTGATTCAATAGAAAGATTGCAATATGAAAACCGATGCGGCCCTCGTCCTGTTCAGTGGCGGGCAGGATTCGACGACGTGCCTGGCCTGGGCCCTGGACCGCTACACGCGGGTGGAAACCATCGGTTTCGACTACGGCCAGCGGCACGCGATCGAGCTGACGATGCGTCCCGAGCTGCTGGGCAAGCTGCGCGCGCAGCGGCCGGACTGGGCGGCGAAGCTGGGCGAGGACCACATGATCGACCTGGGCCTGATCAAGCAGCTGTCGCACACGGCGATGACGGAGGATATCGAGATCACGATGCAGGCCAACGGCCTGCCCAACACGTTCGTCCCCGGTCGCAACCTGACGTTCATGATGGTGGCCGCCACCCTGGCCTACCGCCGTGGCCTGAACGTGCTGGTGGGCGGCATGTGCGAAACGGATTTTTCCGGCTACCCGGACTGCCGCGACGACACCATGAAGGCGCTGCAGGTCGCGCTGAACCTGGGCATGGACACGCGCGTGAAGCTGGAAACGCCGCTGATGTGGCTGGACAAGGCGGAAACCTGGGAACTGGCCGAGCGCCTGGGTGGCCAGGCGCTGGTGGACCTGATCCGCGCCGACACCCACACCTGCTACAAGGGCGAGCGCGGCGCGCTGCACGACTGGGGCTACGGCTGCGGCGAGTGCCCGGCGTGCGCGCTGCGGGCGCGCGGCTACAGGGAGTATGCCGCGCGCCACGCCTGAGCCGTCATACGGCGGCGCCCTTCAGTGCCTGTTCGCGCTTGCTGCGGTTGCGCCGGGCGATGTACCACAGGATGCCCAGCGGGATCAGCACCGGCAGCAGCAGCGGGGCGACCAGCGCGGCCAGCACCACGCATGCCAGCACCAGTGCGACGATGACGACGACGCCCAGGCTGGCGAACAGGAAGCACAGGAAGATGGCGACGGTGCTGACGATCACGGTGGCCAGCAGGATGCCGCCGCCCGCGGCCAGGATCCCGAACAGCGCGCCGAACGGGCCGCCCACTTCGTCATCGTCGAAATGGAAATACCAGTCGTGCGCATCGACGGCATTCAGCGCAGCGATCGACAGCAGGACGACCAGGGTGACGGCAAGCAGCTTTTTCATGATGGGCTCCGAAGGGCGTTGTGCGATGGTTGGACTGTACCCACGGGCACACGGCCGGGCCAGCCGATTGCGACGGACGGCAGATTCGGCGGGGCGAAGTGCGATGCGCGCGCGTGAGCGGCATCAACGGCGGGGCGCGCGGCCGGGCGCGGAAAAACCGCCCAACTGTTATCATGCTGGCCTTTCCAAGGAAACCTCGGCATGGACGATTCAAACGAGCAGCAACCGGAACAGCATGAAGAAGAAGGCGCCCTGATCCAGGAGGCGCGCGTGTGGCAGGGCCAGGGCTGGACCGCCCGCGTCATCAAGAACGAGGACGACGATGGCTGGGCCGTCGCGATGATCAAGGACGGCGAGCCGGAACCGGCGCTGGTCGGACCCTGGACGATGGGCCGCGACAAGAAGAATCCGAAGCCGCTCGACGTCTCGGCCTTCCACACGCTGGTCAAGACGGCCAACGAAGTGCTGCGCCGCCACGAGCAGCAGCTGCATGCCAAGCTGCACAAGAACCTGCGCGTGACCACGGAGGACGGTCCCGTCACCGTCAAGCTGGACATCGTGCCGGACGAGGACGACGCCTACGCCATCCTGGCTGCCGTCGACCAGTATGGCGACGAACTGGCATCGGTGCGCGTGCGCCCGGATTTCAAGCTGAACGTGACCAGCGCCACCGAGTGGATCGAAAGC
This is a stretch of genomic DNA from Pseudoduganella chitinolytica. It encodes these proteins:
- a CDS encoding autotransporter assembly complex protein TamA, encoding MQRVALACAALAVPMAVLAADGLQYDVRINAPGDLDDLLEENLDLLRYRGNPRTDREQLRRLVRTTPAQAKTLLATEGYYSPEVTVRLDDSGGTPNVIVDVTPGDPVLVGAVEIVLNGFESTGEAPFDKEALRASWPLAEGEVFKQDDWERAKRAILRAVVQTRYPRAQLTESVATVDPETRRALLRVALDSGPEMRFGELKIEGLKRYPESIVRNLNVIEPGEVYNEAALQAFQAKLQDTGYFSGVEVSADLNALLSQQRDAAEDKQAGTPQPATIPPLPLLVRVVENKRKHVSVGVGVSTNTGARTSVSYDDLAIWGLRMKSAVTLEQKKQNAHADFFFPTTADGYNDSFGAALDREDIEGETLRTASVYGKRAWGTPQLERSISAEYLNESRAVAGAEPTHAASLPFTYAVTWRKLDNLIFPTKGYVLNATAGGAVLPVLTDEKFIRVTARGITYRPLNAKNLFIFRGELGALRSASKRGVPATYLFRAGGDNSVRGYGYQELGVREGEATVGGRYLLTASAEYQYWFKPTWGAAAFYDTGNAADSLSEIHPKSGYGLGARYKSPVGPINVDVAYGHATRKARLHFSLGFTF
- the queC gene encoding 7-cyano-7-deazaguanine synthase QueC, encoding MKTDAALVLFSGGQDSTTCLAWALDRYTRVETIGFDYGQRHAIELTMRPELLGKLRAQRPDWAAKLGEDHMIDLGLIKQLSHTAMTEDIEITMQANGLPNTFVPGRNLTFMMVAATLAYRRGLNVLVGGMCETDFSGYPDCRDDTMKALQVALNLGMDTRVKLETPLMWLDKAETWELAERLGGQALVDLIRADTHTCYKGERGALHDWGYGCGECPACALRARGYREYAARHA